Part of the Corynebacterium efficiens YS-314 genome is shown below.
CCTCCGCCCTCGACCCCGAGATGGTCAACGAGGTTCTGGACGTCATGGCGAGTCTGGCCAAGGAAGGCATGACCATGGTGTGTGTCACCCACGAGATGGGTTTCGCACGCAGGGCCGCAGACCGTGTGCTGTTCATGTCTGACGGCGCCATCGTCGAGGACTCCGACCCGGAGACCTTCTTCACCAATCCACAAACCGACCGGGCGAAGGATTTCCTGGGCAAGATCCTCGCCCACTGACCTCCCCTCACTCTGTGTCCAACTCCCCCGCTGGCCAAAATCAGCGACCATGACCAACAGGAGCATCAATGTCGCACAAACGCATGTTCACCCGTCTCGCCGCAGCCACCAGCGCAGCTGTTCTCGCCGGCATCACCCTCACCGCCTGTGGTGATTCCGAGGGTGGTGACGGTCTGCTCGCCGCCATCGAAAATGGCAATGTCACCATCGGCACCAAGTACGATCAGCCGGGTCTGGGACTGCGTAACCCGGACAATTCCATGAGCGGACTGGATGTCGACGTCGCGCAGTACGTGGTCAACTCCATCGCCGATGACAACGGTTGGGATCACCCCACCGTGGAATGGCGCGAGACCCCCTCCGCCCAGCGCGAGACCCTCATCCAGAACGGTGAGGTGGATATGATCGCCGCAACCTACTCCATCAACCCCGGACGCTCCGAATCGGTGAACTTCGGTGGACCATACCTCCTCACCCACCAGGCCCTCCTGGTCCGCGAGGACGATGACCGCATCCAGACCCTCGAGGACCTCGATGACGGCCTGATCCTGTGTTCCGTTACCGGATCCACCCCCGCCCAGAAGGTCAAGGATGTCCTCCCCGGCGTCCAGCTGCAGGAATACGACACCTACTCCTCCTGTGTGGAGGCACTGAGCCAGGGCAACGTCGATGCAATGACCACCGACGCCACCATCCTCTTCGGCTACGCGCAGCAGCGCGAAGGTGAATTCCGCGTCGTGGAGATGGAACAGGACGGCGAGCCGTTCACCAATGAGTACTACGGCATCGGTATCACCAAGGATGACACCGAAGCCACCGATGCGATCAACGCAGCGTTGGAGCGTATGTACGCCGACGGTTCCTTCCAGCGTTTCCTCACCGAGAACCTCGGCGAGGATTCCCAGGTTGTCCAGGAGGGCACCCCGGGTGACCTCTCCTTCCTGGACGAGTGACCTGACGGGGCCGAACGCCCGATGAGCATGCGTGGCCCCCGCATCCCGGGGTGCCACGCATCATCACTTTCACCACTGATCCCCTACCGTTCCTTACCGAGGAGAAATTCCCCATGAGTACATTATGGGCGGATCTGGGTCCGTCACTCCTACCCGCATTCTGGGTGACAATCCAACTCACCGTCTATTCCGCCATCGGATCCATGATCCTCGGTACCATCCTCACCGCCATGAGGGTGTCCCCGGTGAAGATCCTGCGCAGCATATCCACCGCCTACATCAACACGGTCCGTAACACCCCACTGACCCTGGTGATCCTGTTCTGTTCCTTCGGCCTGTATCAGAATCTCGGTCTCACCCTCGCCGGTCGCGACAGTTCCACCTTTCTGGCCGATAACAACTTCCGGCTCGCGGTGCTCGGATTCATCCTGTACACCTCCGCCTTCGTTGCGGAATCACTCCGGTCAGGCATCAACACCGTGCACTTCGGGCAGGCGGAGGCCGCCCGGTCGCTGGGACTCGGTTTCAGTGACATCTTCCGGTCCATCATCTTCCCCCAGGCGGTGCGTGCCGCCATCATCCCGCTGGGCAACACCCTCATCGCCCTGACCAAGAACACCACGATCGCGTCCGTGATCGGCGTCGGTGAGGCCTCGCTGCTGATGAAGTCCACGATTGAAAATCATGCCAACATGCTCTTCGTCGTGTTCGCCATCTTCGCCGTCGGCTTCATGATCCTCACCCTCCCCATGGGCCTGGGGCTTGGAAAACTCGCTGAGAAAATGGCGGTGAAGAAATAATGTCCTCCTCCGTACGCGCAACAGTCCTCTACGACGCCCCCGGCCCCCGGGGACGCAGGTCCAACACCATCATCACCATCGCCACCACCCTGGTGGCAGTGGCCGTCCTGTT
Proteins encoded:
- the gluB gene encoding glutamate ABC transporter substrate-binding protein GluB, with protein sequence MSHKRMFTRLAAATSAAVLAGITLTACGDSEGGDGLLAAIENGNVTIGTKYDQPGLGLRNPDNSMSGLDVDVAQYVVNSIADDNGWDHPTVEWRETPSAQRETLIQNGEVDMIAATYSINPGRSESVNFGGPYLLTHQALLVREDDDRIQTLEDLDDGLILCSVTGSTPAQKVKDVLPGVQLQEYDTYSSCVEALSQGNVDAMTTDATILFGYAQQREGEFRVVEMEQDGEPFTNEYYGIGITKDDTEATDAINAALERMYADGSFQRFLTENLGEDSQVVQEGTPGDLSFLDE
- the gluC gene encoding glutamate ABC transporter permease GluC, whose protein sequence is MSTLWADLGPSLLPAFWVTIQLTVYSAIGSMILGTILTAMRVSPVKILRSISTAYINTVRNTPLTLVILFCSFGLYQNLGLTLAGRDSSTFLADNNFRLAVLGFILYTSAFVAESLRSGINTVHFGQAEAARSLGLGFSDIFRSIIFPQAVRAAIIPLGNTLIALTKNTTIASVIGVGEASLLMKSTIENHANMLFVVFAIFAVGFMILTLPMGLGLGKLAEKMAVKK